A single region of the Sorghum bicolor cultivar BTx623 chromosome 9, Sorghum_bicolor_NCBIv3, whole genome shotgun sequence genome encodes:
- the LOC110430462 gene encoding zinc finger MYM-type protein 1-like encodes MPAAQHNRSIAVQLDSPNSPAASSPEDTCPHRLYLYEYTTFSRWLLQRFICLLKSFRSNLLASSQTVADRLRPPTNMVNFDELPYDPADRRKISDYIGEKLQNEIRRKYLITGPFRPPLGFKYPQKIIAGVPRRFQAEWFTKYDWLEYSEKVYKCFYLYCYLFRDSNEGQGGNDAFAKDGWDGFNKSDRLQDHVGIRPNSFHNTTVKRCNNLMKPDQSIVNALNKQKDITIEEYRKRLNTSIDATRFLLHQGLAFRGHDELEESKNKGNFLELVDLLEKQNDSKEQMAVVLRYVDKSGSIKERLIGLVHVSETSASCLKSNIDSLFGKYGLSIKQIRGQGYDGASNMRGEFNGLRALILRENSSAYYIHCFAHQLQLVIVAVAKKNDDIGDFFDMVSLLINVARASCKRKDMIRESQQERVAKEIGGGQLSTGTELNQEQSLARAGDTHWSSHYKTLKRISSLFTDVSEVLQYVEKEGPTDAKKRQARGLMDYLKDFDLVFHLQ; translated from the exons ATGCCAGCAGCCCAGCACAACAGGTCAATAGCAGTCCAATtagattctcccaacagcccAGCAGCGAGCAGCCCAGAGGACACATGCCCACATCGATTATACCTATACGAGTATACGACATTCAGCCGCTGGCTGCTGCAACGATTCATCTGCCTCTTGAAATCCTTCCGATCCAACTTGCTGGCTTCCTCGCAGACAGTGGCAGATCGTCTCCGCCCTCCAACAAACATG GTAAATTTTGACGAGCTTCCATATGATCCAGCAGATAGAAGAAAAATTTCAGATTACATTGGTGAAAAGCTACAAAATGAGATAAGGCGGAAGTATTTGATTACAGGTCCTTTTAGACCACCGCTTGGTTTTAAATATCCTCAGAAAATCATAGCAGGTGTACCACGTCGATTTCAGGCTGAATGGTTCACAAAATATGATTGGCTTGAGTATAGTGAGAAGGTGTATAAATGTTTCTATTTGTATTGCTATTTATTCAGAGATAGCAATGAGGGCCAAGGTGGGAATGATGCATTTGCAAAAGATGGTTGGGATGGATTTAACAAATCGGATAGATTGCAGGATCATGTAGGCATCCGACCTAATAGTTTCCATAACACGACAGTCAAAAGATGTAACAATTTGATGAAGCCTGATCAATCCATTGTCAATGCTTTGAACAAGCAGAAAGATATCACTATAGAGGAATATCGTAAGAGATTGAATACTTCTATTGATGCTACTCGATTCTTGTTGCATCAAGGATTAGCTTTTCGAGGTCATGATGAATTAGAAGAGTCCAAAAATAAGGGAAATTTCCTAGAGCTAGTGGACCTTTTGGAAAAGCAAAATGACA GCAAGGAGCAAATGGCAGTGGTTTTGAGGTATGTGGACAAGAGTGGGTCAATAAAAGAAAGACTTATTGGTCTAGTTCATGTGAGCGAAACCTCAGCTTCATGTCTCAAATCTAATATTGATAGTCTATTTGGTAAGTATGGATTGAGCATAAAACAAATCAGAGGCCAAGGTTATGATGGAGCAAGTAACATGAGAGGAGAGTTTAATGGATTGAGAGCTTTAATCTTGAGAGAAAATAGTTCTGCATATTATATTCATTGCTTTGCTCATCAGTTGCAGTTAGTCATTGTTGCAGTAGCTAAAAAGAATGATGATATTGGTGATTTCTTTGACATGGTATCTCTATTGATTAATGTTGCTAGAGCCTCTTGCAAAAGGAAGGATATGATTCGAGAAAGTCAACAAGAGAGAGTTGCAAAAGAAATAGGCGGTGGACAACTTAGTACTGGAACAGAATTAAATCAAGAACAATCACTTGCTAGAGCTGGTGATACTCATTGGTCATCTCATTATAAAACTCTGAAAAGGATAAGCAGTTTATTCACAGATGTTAGTGAAGTGCTCCAATATGTTGAAAAAGAAGGTCCCACGGATGCCAAGAAACGTCAAGCTCGTGGCCTCATGGACTATCTCAAGGATTTTGACCTTGTGTTCCACTTGCAGTAA